The stretch of DNA GAACAAAAAGATAAAGCGATAAAAAATTACTCCTTATTTTAATGGAATTTTTCAGGGATTTGTCAAGTTAAAAAACGAGAAGTCAGTTTTCAGGATCTTGGTTAAACCTGTTTCAACAGGACCCCTTTGACCTCTTGGTCTTCAACATTAAAACCAAAGTTAAAAAGGCTTTACATAAAGCCTGTTGTTATGTTTTCCCCTTGACTTTTCCAGTTCTGTTCTTTATGATAATGATATTCCTGAATGGTTGCTATTTGCTTTGCTGTTTGCTTTCACCCCCGCCCTCTCTCCCGAAGCTTCAGGGGAAGGGTTGGAGACCTGGGGGCCAGGATAAGGCTTGACTGAGCATGCAACCCTCTGCTTCATCTCTCCTTCTCCCTTTCCGGACGCTTCAGGAGAGGGGGAGCGAGGACATAGCTGTCGGGTTACGCTGAAAAGCCCCGCCAGGGGCGAACGGTTGATAGCCCCATGTAAGTCGAGGGATTCAGTCATTCAGAATTTTTTCAAGCTTCCGAAGGAAGCCCCCCTTTCCTCTATATCCCTCCGCATGCGAGGGGAATTGGGGAGCGGCCTGTTAAACAGGTCGCCCCGCCGGGGCTAACCGAATTGTCAACCGGGGACGGTTAACCTACTTATCCTGGCGCGTATGGGGAGCGAGGGGGTGAGGGTAGATCCTAAAAAAATTAAAAATTTTAGAAACTAACGAAATTAGAGATTATAAAAAAAAATAAAAAGATTGAAAACAGGAGAGAGGTGCATGGAAGCCCATTACGATTTTAAACGAATTGAAAGTAAATGGCAGAAAATCTGGGAGGAGACCAAGCAGTACAAGACCGAGCGTGATCCGCAGAAACCGAAGTATTATTGCCTGGAGATGTTTCCGTATCCTTCTGGAAGAATTCATATGGGGCACGTCCGGAACTATAGCATTGGAGATGTCATAGCCCGTTATAAAATGATGCAGGGCTATAATGTGCTCCATCCTATGGGTTGGGATGCCTTCGGAATGCCCGCAGAAAATGCTGCCATTCAACATCGTGTACATCCAGCAACCTGGACTCGGGAAAACATTGCTTATATGAAAAAGCAATTGAAGTCCATGGGAATCAGCTATGATTGGGATCGGGAACTGGCTACCTGTGACCTTATCTATTATAAATGGCAGCAATGGCTCTTTCTAAAAATGTATGAACGCGGGTTGGTGTATCGAAAGAAATCCTTCGTAAACTGGTGTGAGAGCTGTCAAACGGTTTTGGCCAACGAACAGGCAGAAGGAGGAGTTTGCTGGCGGTGTGGAACCCAGGTAATCCAGAAGGAGCTGGAACAGTGGTTTTTTAAAATTACCGATTATGCCGAAGAGCTGCTGGCATATTGTGACAAATTGACAGGCTGGCCGGAACGGGTTCTGACCATGCAACGGAATTGGATTGGAAAGAGCTACGGCGCCCAGGTTAAGTTTCCACTGGCCGACCGACCTGGTTTCATCGAGATCTTCACGACCCGACCGGATACCCTTTACGGTGCAACCTTCATGGTTCTGGCTCCGGAACATCCTTTGGTTCGAGAGCTCACCCAGGGAACTCCACAGGAAAAGCCGGTTATGGAGTTTGTGGACCGAATCCTGAAACAGGATAAAAAGGTGCGTACAGCCGAAGAGGTGGTTAAAGAAGGAATTTTTACAGGGCAATATGCGATAAACCCCCTCACCCAAGAGCGAATTCCCATTTGGGTAGCCAATTTTGTTTTGATCGAGTACGGAACCGGAGCGATTATGTCGGTTCCAACCCACGATCAAAGGGATTTTGAGTTTGCCAAAAAATACGGGCTGCCGTTACGGGTCGTCATTCAAAAACCGGATGGTTCTTTATCTGAGGAAACCATGACAGAAGCCTATGTGGGTGAAGGAATTATGGTTAACTCCGGCCCCTTCACCGGTCTTTCAAGCACCGAAGGAAAGGAAAAAATAACCAAATACCTGGAAGAAAAGGGGATCGGTAAGCAGGCCACGACCTATCGATTGCGAGATTGGGGAATCTCCCGACAGCGCTATTGGGGAAATCCCATTCCCATGATCCATTGTAAAACCTGTGGCATTGTTCCGGTTCCTTATGAAGACCTGCCGGTGGTTCTTCCAGAAGAAGGGGTTCAATTTACGGGAAGAGAAGGTAACCCGCTGGATCATGTTCCGGAGTTTGTCAATACCCTATGCCCTCGCTGTAAAGAACCGGCCCGACGAGAAACGGATACCATGGATACCTTTGTGGATTCTTCCTGGTATTATATGCGCTATACCTGCCCGCAGTACGATAAAGGACCTCTAGATTTGGAACAGGTTAATTACTGGCTACCGGTGGATCAGTATATCGGGGGTATCGAACATGCGGTACTGCATTTGCTCTACTCTCGCTTCTTTACCAAAGTCCTGCGAGATATGGGCCTGCTGAAAGTGGATGAACCCTTCACGCGTTTACTCACCCAGGGTATGGTCCTTAAAGATGGGGCCGCCATGTCTAAATCTAAAGGAAATATTGTGGACCCGGATGAGCAAATCAATAAGTACGGTGCAGATACGGCGCGACTCTTTATCCTGTTTGCAGCTCCTCCGGAGAAAGAGATTGATTGGAATGATCAGGCTGTTGAAGGCGCGTTTCGATTCCTGAACCGGGTCTGGCGCATGGTATATAACCATATAGACTCCCTCCAACAGGTTAAGGAAGGAGTTATTGAACTCCAGAAGCTTTCCGGGCCCTCTCGGGAACTTTATCGCTGGACCCATAAAACGATTAAAAAGGTTACCGAGGACATAGAAGATCGCTTTCATTTCAATACGGCTATCAGTGCCGTCATGGAGCTGGTCAATACCATCTATCAATTTGAAGTGCCTCAACAAGAAGGAGAGGAACGAGATCAGGCCCTGAGGGTTCTGCGAGAAGCTATAAAGGCGGTTATTCTGTTACTGGGTCCTTTTACGCCCCATATTACCGAAGAGCTCTGGCACGAGCTGGGGTATACCACCAGCCTGTTCAGCGAACCATGGCCGACTTATAATGAAGAAGCCCTCAAAGAAGATCAAATCTTGATCGTGGTTCAAGTTAACGGAAAAGTTCGCAGTCGAATTACCGTGCCGGCCACCGCTTCAGGAGATGAGGTTAAGAAAGTCGCTCTAGGCGATGAAAAAGTCAAAAAATTCATGGAAGGAAAGCCCGCCAAAAACATCGTGGTTGTTCCAGGAAAGCTGATTAATATTGTAACGTAGGAAACTCTTTCTATTTAACCATCAAAAACCCGTTTTCCCTGGAAAACGGGTTTTTCACAAGCTTATATGGTCAAATCGATCTTTTCTCTTTTGTTTTATCTTCTTACCCTCACGGTAAGTATCTCCGGCTGTGGTTATCATCTGGTCGGGAGTGGGAGTCTGCCGGCCCATATTAAAACCATCTCCATTCCGCTTTTTATAAACAAAACCCAGGAACAGGGAGCCGAAGATATCCTTACCCGGGCCGTTATTAACGAATTTATAACCGGTAAGGTCAAACTCGTAGATTCTTCTCAAGCCGACGCCCGACTTAGCGGTGAAATTGTGTCCTACCTCGTCCAGCCGACCCAGTTTAACTCCAATAAGCAGGTCATCCAGTACAAACTAACCGTCGGCGTTAATGTAAAGTTGGAAGATCTGGTCAATCGAAAAGTTCTATGGGAACAGCAGAACTTAACAGAAGATGAAGACTTCAATGTGAGCCCGGATATCAGCCCCATAGAGCTTGATGATAGAGAACGACGGGCTTTTGAAAGACTCGCCGAGGACCTGGCGGGAAGGATATTGGATCTGGCTACAGAGGGATTTTAACGGCTTCCCGAAGGTCAAACGGTACAGGTGGCTAAATCTTATCTGACTTATTCAGAGCTACGGAATAAACTCGAAGCGGGAGACATCCGACCCCTCTATCTCTTTCAAGGAGAAGAGGAGTTTTTAATGGAAGAAGCCATCGACCTTCTCAAGGAGAAGGTCTTAGGCTCTGCATCTTCTGATTTTAATTTCGAGAAATTTTACGGTAAGGAAACAAAGGTAACCGATATCCTCTCCAGTGCAGAGACCACTCCCTTCCTCAGCCCGCGACGTCTCCTTCTCGTGAAAGATGCAGATCTCTTTCCGCCGGCGGACCTGGATGCCCTTGCCGATTATGCCATCAAACCCAATCCGGCTACCTGCCTGGTCCTTATGGCAAAAAAAATAGATACCAAGAGAAAAGCCTTTTGGGAAGCCTGGAAGACCTATGGGGAAATCGTCCAATTTTGGAAATTGTTTGAAAACGAAGTGCCCAAATGGATTCAACAGCGGGCTAAAAAATATAACCTTTCTATGCCGCCGGAGACTTCCTTATATCTTTATGAAAGAGTCGGGAACGACCTGCGACAGTTGGACCAGGAGTTGGAAAAAGTTCGTACCTTTCTGGGTCCAGGACAGGAGGTATCCCGGGAAGTCCTGGAGAATTTATCCCAACATATTCGACCATATTCGGTTTTTGATTTAGTGGAAAGTTTAAGCCAGAAAAAATTGGATCAGACATTCAAAATACTGGATGTTCTCCTGAGGGAGGGTGAGGAACCCTTGAAAATCCTCGCCCTGATAGCCAGGCAAATCCGTTTGCTCTGGCAGGTTAAGCTGGCCAGGGCCGAGGGAAAATCCTCGACCTGGATGGAAAAAGAATTGGGTATTCCGGCAAGACACCTGAAAAACCTTCAGGAACAGGAGAAGAACTTTTCTTTAGACCGCCTTAAAAAAGCCTTTACACGGCTATCCGAAACCGATATGGCCCTGAAATCCAGCCTTCATACCCCCCAGATTTTGCTCGAAAGCCTGATCCTTGATCTGATTATTTAGTCAAGGCGTTAAGGGATATCTAGACCTTATGTCTGATCCTTAGCTTGACGCGCATGGGGCACATGGGAAGTTGACCTGGAGATCCATCGGCTTCCATAAGCACCAGTTAAGCTGAAAAGCCGCGTCAGAGTGGGCGACGACATTGTAGGGGCACGGCGACGCCGTGCCCCTACGTGGATAGGATTTTGTTTCCCCTGGCGTAAGCCAGGGGCTATTCCCAGGTCGCCCCGCTGGGGCTAACCTTCTTATGCTGATGTATAGGCCCCCGGCTCTCCTTTCCCATAGCGTGGGAGAGGGGAGCCGGGGGCCTATGCATCAGCATAAGACCAGAAGGAATTACTTTATTAATCCCAACACCCCCCTGGCCTCCCTCCAGGGGGAACCTAAAAGGGGAATGGTCCTGACCGAAGTCCCTCCTGGAGGGGGGCCAGGAGGGTGTTCTTCTCTGCTTAACCTGGCGCCTAGGGGGGCTGGGGTAAGGACGGAGAACTACCCGCAATTAACTTTACAAGGTAGTACCCTTCATCGGGAGGGATGGGGAAAGCTCTAAACCTTTAAGCAGAAGTTTGAGACGCTATGAGAGCATTCAATTTATGCATCAGACGGGATTTTTTTCGACTGGCTTTATTCAAATGAATGATTCCCTTGGCAGCCAGTTTGTCCAGAATAGGTATAGCCTTTTGTAAGGCGGCCTTAGCACCTTCTATATCTTTCTCAGCAATCGCCATCTCCACCTTCTTAACCAGATTTTTCATCCGCGTCTTATAAGACGCATTTCGCCGCCGACGGACCTCGTCCTGCCGCATTTTTTTAATAGCCGATTTATGATTCGCCATAGTTTGGAACAGGCAATGCGCACTACCTACAGGGGATTTTTTAACCTTACCTGCTACGCATCCTGCAGTACGCATTACAGGGGTTTATTTTAATTTTCTAAAAAGCTAATACCCCGTCCCTAACCTTGTCAAGTTCTTTCCTTTATAAAGTTTTGCAAAAAATTTCTTGATCAGAGAACGGTAATAGCGTATATGTCATGATAGAATGGGATTTATAATGGTAAAGATAGGCTTAAAGGTCTGTCTTCTTTTAGCAAACCACCTGGAGGGTATTTGGAAGGTGAGGTTATGATGGGATTTTTTAAGGCGAATAATTCAGAGAAAAAAGCCGAGAAATTTATGTTAAAGGGCCAGGACTTATTTAGACGGGGTAAGGAGGAAGAAGCAATCCGAAAATTTGAGCAGGCCGCACTGTTATTGCCCACTTCTCCCAAACCAAGTTTGTGCCTTGGAAAAGCCCATGCAAAAAGGGGAAATTTCGATCTGGCTCTAAAGCATTATTATAAGGCCCTGTACTTCTGCGATCTTCTGGAAGAGCCTCACATCCTGTATGAAATCGCACGCATTTATATTCAAATGGGTAAATTTGATCTGGCCGAGGAAAAGTTATTGAAAATCCTGGATCTGAATAGCAATTTCGAACCGGCCTGGAGTGGACTCGGTTATGTTTACCAAATCACAGGTCGTCTTTCCAAGGCCATCGAAGCCCAGACTAAGGCTCTAGAATTAAGAAATCAAGACCTTTCCAATCTCACAGATCTGGCGCAATCTTATGCCCTTCTGGGGGAAAATCAAAAGGCTTCCGAGTTGTTGAGAACCGCCCTACCCCTTGCAAAAAAATCGGGAAATGCTTACTGGATCGAGAAAATTTCCTTGGGGTTAAAGGAGATGGAATTTCGGGATGGAACCGAGTTAGGGATTAAAGATCGACTGTATATCGATCAAGAAATCCTCTGTCTGGGGGGAGATCGGGATGATGGGATTCAAATCCCGATTTATCATAACTATGAACTTCAATATACGGACTTTGCCCGATTCGTCCAGCGATTTCTGGCCTTTAAAAGGGTCTTCAAATGGAACATTACCTGTACCGCCTTTCAAGATAAAGAGTCTTTACCCCTGGCTACTGCCCTGGCCTGCTTAATGGAGATTCCGGTTAAAAGTGTCTCCAAGGTACAAAGTTCGGATCGGGTTTTGCTGTGCTATACCCTCTTAAAAGAATTGGATTCCCTGGCCACGACCCTCTCAAAATTAGGTAAAAAATCCAAAAGTATTATCTCCTTTGCCGCAGCCGTTGTCTTTCCGGTGATCCCAGAAAGACCTCTACCGGATATTATCGGTATTCCGGTCAGTGGTGAAGTTTCTTTACCCTGGACGGATCGCCTTCTGAACGGAGAGACAACCACTTCTTCATCGCCGATTCGAGAAAATCGTTTTTTCCGCCCGCGCCACGCTTCCCCGGCGACCCAGGAAACCGGCTCTTCAAGTCCCCAAACCGATATCTCTCAAAATATCCTGACCGCTTTATATAATATTTTGGAGGATCGAAATTTAGAGGCCCAGATTTCCTACTATTTTTTGAATCATCCCCAGATTCGGGACCATTTAAAAACCCCTTCCCTTCATCGAAGTCCCTCGGAGATAACCAAAGCCTTAACCCGGGAAATGAATGAGGAAACTATCATTGAGAATCTCTCGTCCCACAATAAAGGGAGGATTCTATCGGTTGTTGGATGTATGACCGAGCAACATCTCCAATCTCCCAAAGTGATTGAATCCTTAAAGAAGGCTTACCTCGAAAATCAGGACCCCATGGTTCGAAATTTTCTGGGCAAATTGTTGATGAATGTCCGGGACGATGAGGGATTAGATTACCTGATTAAGATTTTTCTAAATTCTCGGGCCGAAGTCCTTAAAGGGGAAACCCAGCAGGTTCAGAATTCTGCACTTTCTCTAAGAAGAGCGGCCATTCAGGACATCATTACCAGTAACCACCGAAGAGTGGCCGATGTTATTTATCGGGCTTTGAAGGATCCAGATGAAGAAATCCGCTATGCGGCTACCCAGGGACTGGATAAGTTAGAGCCTGCACCTAAAACTACCCAACTGGTTCTCCAACTCTTAAAGGATAGTCCCCGAATTTGTTGTGCCGCTTTGCAGTACCTGAGTAAAAATGAACGGGAAACTTTACTGGATCACCTTCCTACCCTTTTGCGGCATGAGCAGCCGGTGGTTGTCTATGAAACTTTGAAGGTCATTAAAGATCTGGGGGCTGAGGTAACCAACCGGTTGTCCTTACTTCCCCATGTGGTCAGACTCCTTTCCCATTCCGATCTGAACCTCATCCGGGAAGCGGTAGGGGTCCTCGGAGCCATAGGAGATGTAGATTCCGGAAGGTACCTGTTTCCTCTTCTGGAACATGAAAATCCTGAAGTAAAAAAAGCGGTTATTAACAGTCTGGTAAAAATAAACGGAACGGGAGCAACCCTCTTTCTGTTAGAATGGCTCAAGAAGGAAATCCCGGAAATAAAAGGTAAAATCATCGAATTATTGGGAGAGGCCGGCTCCGAGGAAGTTACCCAATCGGTTATTGAATGTGTAGAGGAAGATCCCGAAAATTTGGAGCTTCGGATCGCAGCCATCCGGTATCTTAAAAAGTTCAAGGATCGTAAATCTCTCCCCTTCATTCGGAAAATGTTGAAGAGGGAGAAGGATGAAGATGCCCTGGTTGACATGATCCAAATCCTGGATGAAATTGGAGAAGAAGAAGATATAGAACTTCTTACTTCTCTGCTGGCTTCCTCTCCCAGGGTTCAGTTTAAGGCCGCAGGAGTCCTCTACAAGAAAGGAAGAGAAAAATATTTTGAGATCCTGGAAGATGGGATTCGATCTAAAAAGCTCTCCATGAATCTGGAAGCGGTAAAAATCCTGGGGGAGATCGGAGACAGTCGGAGCCTAGAAAAGCTTTTTGAAGCTTTTAAGAAACGGGATATTCAATTGGATGAACGGATTGTGGAGATCCTTTATAAGCATAAAGATCAGACCACGCTATTACCCCTTGTTCAAGAATCTACAGAAACAGACCAGGAACCCCAGAAAGTGGATATCGAAGGAATCCTCCGGGTTGCCCAAG from Candidatus Limnocylindrales bacterium encodes:
- the leuS gene encoding leucine--tRNA ligase; translation: MEAHYDFKRIESKWQKIWEETKQYKTERDPQKPKYYCLEMFPYPSGRIHMGHVRNYSIGDVIARYKMMQGYNVLHPMGWDAFGMPAENAAIQHRVHPATWTRENIAYMKKQLKSMGISYDWDRELATCDLIYYKWQQWLFLKMYERGLVYRKKSFVNWCESCQTVLANEQAEGGVCWRCGTQVIQKELEQWFFKITDYAEELLAYCDKLTGWPERVLTMQRNWIGKSYGAQVKFPLADRPGFIEIFTTRPDTLYGATFMVLAPEHPLVRELTQGTPQEKPVMEFVDRILKQDKKVRTAEEVVKEGIFTGQYAINPLTQERIPIWVANFVLIEYGTGAIMSVPTHDQRDFEFAKKYGLPLRVVIQKPDGSLSEETMTEAYVGEGIMVNSGPFTGLSSTEGKEKITKYLEEKGIGKQATTYRLRDWGISRQRYWGNPIPMIHCKTCGIVPVPYEDLPVVLPEEGVQFTGREGNPLDHVPEFVNTLCPRCKEPARRETDTMDTFVDSSWYYMRYTCPQYDKGPLDLEQVNYWLPVDQYIGGIEHAVLHLLYSRFFTKVLRDMGLLKVDEPFTRLLTQGMVLKDGAAMSKSKGNIVDPDEQINKYGADTARLFILFAAPPEKEIDWNDQAVEGAFRFLNRVWRMVYNHIDSLQQVKEGVIELQKLSGPSRELYRWTHKTIKKVTEDIEDRFHFNTAISAVMELVNTIYQFEVPQQEGEERDQALRVLREAIKAVILLLGPFTPHITEELWHELGYTTSLFSEPWPTYNEEALKEDQILIVVQVNGKVRSRITVPATASGDEVKKVALGDEKVKKFMEGKPAKNIVVVPGKLINIVT
- a CDS encoding LptE family protein: MVKSIFSLLFYLLTLTVSISGCGYHLVGSGSLPAHIKTISIPLFINKTQEQGAEDILTRAVINEFITGKVKLVDSSQADARLSGEIVSYLVQPTQFNSNKQVIQYKLTVGVNVKLEDLVNRKVLWEQQNLTEDEDFNVSPDISPIELDDRERRAFERLAEDLAGRILDLATEGF
- the rpsT gene encoding 30S ribosomal protein S20; the encoded protein is MANHKSAIKKMRQDEVRRRRNASYKTRMKNLVKKVEMAIAEKDIEGAKAALQKAIPILDKLAAKGIIHLNKASRKKSRLMHKLNALIASQTSA
- a CDS encoding HEAT repeat domain-containing protein, coding for MMGFFKANNSEKKAEKFMLKGQDLFRRGKEEEAIRKFEQAALLLPTSPKPSLCLGKAHAKRGNFDLALKHYYKALYFCDLLEEPHILYEIARIYIQMGKFDLAEEKLLKILDLNSNFEPAWSGLGYVYQITGRLSKAIEAQTKALELRNQDLSNLTDLAQSYALLGENQKASELLRTALPLAKKSGNAYWIEKISLGLKEMEFRDGTELGIKDRLYIDQEILCLGGDRDDGIQIPIYHNYELQYTDFARFVQRFLAFKRVFKWNITCTAFQDKESLPLATALACLMEIPVKSVSKVQSSDRVLLCYTLLKELDSLATTLSKLGKKSKSIISFAAAVVFPVIPERPLPDIIGIPVSGEVSLPWTDRLLNGETTTSSSPIRENRFFRPRHASPATQETGSSSPQTDISQNILTALYNILEDRNLEAQISYYFLNHPQIRDHLKTPSLHRSPSEITKALTREMNEETIIENLSSHNKGRILSVVGCMTEQHLQSPKVIESLKKAYLENQDPMVRNFLGKLLMNVRDDEGLDYLIKIFLNSRAEVLKGETQQVQNSALSLRRAAIQDIITSNHRRVADVIYRALKDPDEEIRYAATQGLDKLEPAPKTTQLVLQLLKDSPRICCAALQYLSKNERETLLDHLPTLLRHEQPVVVYETLKVIKDLGAEVTNRLSLLPHVVRLLSHSDLNLIREAVGVLGAIGDVDSGRYLFPLLEHENPEVKKAVINSLVKINGTGATLFLLEWLKKEIPEIKGKIIELLGEAGSEEVTQSVIECVEEDPENLELRIAAIRYLKKFKDRKSLPFIRKMLKREKDEDALVDMIQILDEIGEEEDIELLTSLLASSPRVQFKAAGVLYKKGREKYFEILEDGIRSKKLSMNLEAVKILGEIGDSRSLEKLFEAFKKRDIQLDERIVEILYKHKDQTTLLPLVQESTETDQEPQKVDIEGILRVAQGGTLRETSYKALLILEQFIGNKVMKIVKDLLKPGVDYKLKCNALQFLSKHKAEQNRRLIEQMLEDENIYVVNTARKLLMQGNSSVTRCVES
- the holA gene encoding DNA polymerase III subunit delta, yielding MAKSYLTYSELRNKLEAGDIRPLYLFQGEEEFLMEEAIDLLKEKVLGSASSDFNFEKFYGKETKVTDILSSAETTPFLSPRRLLLVKDADLFPPADLDALADYAIKPNPATCLVLMAKKIDTKRKAFWEAWKTYGEIVQFWKLFENEVPKWIQQRAKKYNLSMPPETSLYLYERVGNDLRQLDQELEKVRTFLGPGQEVSREVLENLSQHIRPYSVFDLVESLSQKKLDQTFKILDVLLREGEEPLKILALIARQIRLLWQVKLARAEGKSSTWMEKELGIPARHLKNLQEQEKNFSLDRLKKAFTRLSETDMALKSSLHTPQILLESLILDLII